A genome region from Rhodanobacter thiooxydans includes the following:
- the nosZ gene encoding TAT-dependent nitrous-oxide reductase gives MHDESSNQPGQSGQSAEPGNPARRNFMKTSALAGLAGAAGLALAGCGRKGDPAGATVAGAAAEPAKATSATGELSDHVLPGQLDEYYGFWSGGQSGEVRLVGVPSMRELMRIPVFNPDFTIGWGVTNESKRVLGPNFPPGGDCHHPHMSQTDGHYDGRYIFINDKAHTRVARIRCDVMRTDRITDVPNVQAIHGLRVQRAPRTGYVFANAEFLVPAPNDGRDLDDPAKYQTMFSALDGDTMEVAWQVLVDGNLDNTEVDYAGKYAISTCYNSEKAVDLPGTMQAERDWAVVFNLARIEEAVKKGEFKTIGSSKVPVLDGRHGSSFTLYIPIPKNPHGINASPDGKYVVANGKLSPTVTVMEWSRIDDWFAGKLKDPRDVVVAEPELGLGPLHTAYDGRGNGYTALFIDSQIAKWNIADAIAAHGGKKVNYLRQKIDVAYQPGHCHTSMGETRDADGKWLVSLNKFSKDRFLPTGPLHPDNDQLIDISGETMKLVADGPVYAEPHDVILLHRRLLIDKVKKSWDRDDPFFAETVAMAKRHGINVLTDSKVIREGNKVFVYMTSAAPLFGLGSFKVKKGDEVTVVVTNIDAVEDVSHGFCITNYGINMEISPGATASATFTADKAGVFWYYCTFFCHAMHMEMSGRMLVEA, from the coding sequence ATGCACGACGAATCGAGCAACCAACCCGGCCAGTCCGGTCAGTCCGCGGAACCGGGCAACCCCGCGCGCCGCAACTTCATGAAGACCAGCGCGTTGGCCGGCCTCGCCGGCGCGGCGGGACTGGCGCTGGCAGGCTGCGGCAGGAAGGGTGACCCGGCCGGCGCGACAGTCGCCGGCGCCGCCGCCGAACCGGCCAAGGCGACCTCGGCCACCGGCGAACTCTCCGACCACGTGCTGCCCGGCCAGCTCGACGAGTACTACGGCTTCTGGAGCGGCGGCCAGTCCGGCGAGGTGCGCCTGGTCGGCGTGCCTTCGATGCGCGAGCTGATGCGCATCCCGGTATTCAACCCCGACTTCACCATCGGCTGGGGCGTCACCAACGAGAGCAAGCGCGTGCTCGGGCCGAACTTCCCGCCCGGCGGCGACTGCCACCACCCGCACATGAGCCAGACCGACGGCCACTACGACGGCCGCTACATCTTCATCAACGACAAGGCGCACACCCGCGTTGCACGCATCCGTTGCGACGTGATGCGCACCGACCGCATCACCGACGTGCCCAACGTCCAGGCGATCCACGGCCTGCGCGTGCAGCGTGCGCCGCGCACCGGTTACGTGTTCGCCAACGCCGAATTCCTGGTCCCGGCGCCGAACGACGGCCGCGACCTGGACGATCCGGCCAAGTACCAGACCATGTTCAGCGCGCTCGACGGCGACACCATGGAAGTCGCCTGGCAGGTGCTGGTGGACGGCAACCTGGACAACACCGAAGTCGACTACGCCGGCAAGTACGCCATCTCCACCTGCTACAACAGCGAAAAGGCCGTGGACCTGCCCGGCACGATGCAGGCCGAGCGCGACTGGGCGGTGGTGTTCAACCTCGCGCGCATCGAGGAGGCGGTGAAGAAGGGCGAGTTCAAGACCATCGGCAGCTCCAAGGTGCCGGTGCTGGACGGCCGCCACGGCTCGTCGTTCACGCTGTACATCCCGATTCCGAAGAATCCGCACGGCATCAACGCCAGCCCCGACGGCAAGTACGTGGTAGCCAACGGCAAGCTCTCGCCCACCGTCACCGTGATGGAATGGAGCCGCATCGACGACTGGTTCGCCGGCAAGCTCAAGGATCCGCGCGACGTGGTGGTGGCCGAGCCGGAGCTGGGCCTGGGGCCGTTGCACACCGCCTACGACGGCCGCGGCAACGGCTACACCGCCCTGTTCATCGACAGCCAGATCGCCAAGTGGAACATCGCCGACGCGATCGCCGCCCACGGCGGCAAGAAGGTGAACTACCTGCGCCAGAAGATCGACGTGGCCTACCAGCCCGGGCACTGCCATACCTCGATGGGCGAGACGCGCGATGCCGACGGCAAGTGGCTGGTGTCGCTGAACAAGTTCTCCAAGGACCGCTTCCTGCCCACCGGCCCGCTGCACCCGGACAACGACCAGCTGATCGACATCTCCGGCGAGACCATGAAGCTGGTCGCCGACGGCCCGGTCTACGCCGAGCCGCACGACGTGATCCTGCTACACCGCCGGCTGCTGATCGACAAGGTCAAGAAGAGCTGGGACCGCGACGACCCGTTCTTCGCCGAGACGGTGGCGATGGCCAAGCGCCACGGCATCAACGTGCTGACCGACAGCAAGGTCATCCGCGAGGGCAACAAGGTGTTCGTGTACATGACCTCGGCTGCGCCGCTCTTCGGCCTGGGCAGCTTCAAGGTGAAGAAGGGCGACGAGGTGACCGTGGTGGTGACCAACATCGACGCAGTGGAGGACGTGAGCCACGGCTTCTGCATCACCAACTACGGCATCAACATGGAGATCAGCCCCGGCGCCACCGCCTCGGCCACCTTCACCGCCGACAAGGCGGGGGTGTTCTGGTACTACTGCACGTTCTTCTGCCATGCGATGCACATGGAGATGAGCGGGCGGATGCTGGTGGAGGCCTGA
- a CDS encoding nitrous oxide reductase family maturation protein NosD, translating into MHTLRRLAILLLLALPALSAHARETLEQVVAAAPPGTAVNVPAGVHAVHLRLDKPITLIGEPGAILDGGGSGDVVRIGASNVTVRGLTVRRSGTDLTAMNAGIFVERQAREVTLEGNRIEESLFGIYLDGAANVRVAHNVVRGMRSLRVADRGDGIHLWNDTGCTIEGNDVADSRDGIYVYVSPHNTIARNVVHDVRYGIHYMYSQDNLLLDNVSRGNLAGYALMSSHHLKVIGNSSEDEKSYGFLLNYIAHSEIAGNRVHRISGQSDDAGGTVEGTEGKGLFVYLSQFNDLHDNLVTDSQIGIHVTAGSENNRLWSNRFMDNRIQVKYVQNLAQEWSAHGRGNFWSDYLGWDLNADGIGDVPFRPNDGVDVLLWKYPTARNLMSSPAVLLLRYVQRAFPVFTPPSVQDSHPLMKAPTPLRSDHEPRD; encoded by the coding sequence ATGCATACGCTTCGCCGCCTCGCCATCCTGCTCCTGCTCGCGCTGCCGGCGCTGTCGGCGCATGCGCGCGAGACGCTGGAACAGGTCGTGGCCGCGGCGCCGCCCGGCACCGCGGTCAATGTGCCGGCCGGCGTGCATGCGGTGCACCTGCGGCTGGACAAACCCATCACGCTGATCGGCGAGCCCGGCGCGATTCTCGACGGCGGCGGCAGCGGCGACGTCGTGCGCATCGGCGCGTCGAACGTCACCGTGCGCGGCCTGACCGTGCGCCGCAGCGGCACCGACCTCACCGCAATGAACGCGGGCATCTTCGTCGAGCGCCAGGCGCGCGAGGTCACGCTCGAGGGCAACCGCATCGAGGAAAGCCTGTTCGGCATCTACCTCGACGGCGCGGCCAACGTGCGCGTCGCGCACAACGTGGTCCGCGGCATGCGCTCGCTGCGCGTGGCCGATCGCGGCGACGGCATCCACTTGTGGAACGACACCGGCTGCACCATCGAGGGCAACGACGTGGCCGATTCGCGCGACGGCATCTACGTCTACGTCAGCCCGCACAACACGATTGCGCGCAACGTGGTGCACGACGTGCGCTACGGCATCCACTACATGTACTCCCAGGACAACCTGCTGCTGGACAACGTCAGCCGCGGCAACCTGGCCGGCTATGCGCTGATGTCCTCGCACCACCTGAAGGTGATCGGCAACAGCTCCGAGGACGAGAAGTCCTACGGCTTCCTGCTCAACTACATCGCGCACAGCGAGATCGCCGGCAACCGCGTGCACCGCATCAGCGGCCAGAGCGACGACGCCGGCGGCACCGTGGAAGGCACCGAGGGCAAGGGCCTGTTCGTCTACCTGTCGCAGTTCAACGACCTCCACGACAACCTCGTCACCGACTCGCAGATCGGCATCCACGTGACCGCTGGCTCGGAAAACAACCGCCTGTGGAGCAACCGCTTCATGGACAACCGCATCCAGGTGAAATACGTGCAGAACCTCGCCCAGGAATGGTCGGCGCACGGTCGCGGCAATTTCTGGAGCGATTACCTCGGCTGGGACCTGAACGCCGACGGCATCGGCGACGTGCCGTTCCGCCCCAACGACGGCGTCGACGTGCTGTTGTGGAAATACCCCACCGCACGCAACCTGATGTCCAGCCCCGCGGTGCTGCTGCTGCGCTACGTGCAGCGCGCGTTCCCGGTGTTCACGCCGCCGTCGGTACAGGACAGCCACCCGCTGATGAAGGCCCCAACTCCCCTCCGGTCCGACCATGAACCACGCGATTGA